One genomic region from Sphingomonas paeninsulae encodes:
- a CDS encoding TonB-dependent receptor plug domain-containing protein, whose protein sequence is MIRFKYAVAAIALLPVSAFAEDANTASDSNIVVTATGAAEEADQSGQAITVLDKATIDARQYQAVSDLLSTTPGVTVTRNGGIGQPTAVRIRGAEDTQTLVLIDGVRVNDPTSPGGAFDFGNLLTGNIDHIEVLRGPNSVPWGSQALGGVVNIVTAPIPDALGGSLRAEYGYKNSKQVVGQLGGKSGIFSASLGGGYFDDDGISAFKGGTERDGYRQYAANGRVGVAFSDTINLDLRANYADSRVDYDGYQSTFPYSFTDTADYAKTQQIFGYAGLNVALFDGALKNRLAFTINDTHRDNFEPAFGSAPSFVARGRVERYEYQGDATITDAVRAVFGLEHENSRFFDGFSTERTNLESGYLQAILKPIESLTVTGGVRVDDHKTYGTKVTFSANAAWRVGSGTVIRASYGEGFKAPTLYQVYGAYGKPAFDGTQALAPLQPETAKSYDIGVEQSVIDGTLKVGATAFRRDTRNQIDFVFCASTSLCSQRPSGYYDNTARTRSQGVEVFVEARPTSHLTFTANYSLIDAKNRLTGETLLRRPKHNINASIDWNAWDRVNLGASVQTVSDSNDSDFQTFMPTTLDGYTIATIRASVPIGDRFEVFGRIENLFDAKYEVVSGYGTFGRNAHVGVRVKI, encoded by the coding sequence GTGATCCGTTTCAAATATGCCGTTGCAGCCATCGCGCTGCTCCCTGTTTCCGCGTTCGCCGAAGATGCTAACACCGCGTCGGATTCGAACATCGTCGTCACCGCGACCGGCGCGGCAGAAGAAGCCGACCAGTCCGGGCAAGCCATCACCGTCCTCGATAAAGCGACAATCGACGCGCGACAGTATCAGGCGGTCTCCGACCTTCTGTCCACAACGCCCGGCGTAACCGTCACGCGGAATGGCGGCATTGGTCAGCCAACCGCCGTGCGCATCCGTGGCGCCGAAGACACACAGACTTTGGTCCTTATCGACGGCGTTCGCGTCAACGACCCGACTTCACCGGGCGGGGCATTCGATTTCGGCAATCTGCTGACCGGTAACATCGATCATATCGAGGTACTGCGCGGGCCGAACTCGGTTCCCTGGGGAAGTCAGGCATTGGGCGGCGTCGTCAATATCGTGACTGCGCCTATTCCCGACGCCCTCGGCGGATCGTTGCGCGCCGAATATGGCTATAAGAACAGCAAGCAGGTTGTCGGGCAATTGGGCGGCAAATCAGGCATCTTTTCGGCATCGCTCGGCGGCGGTTATTTCGATGACGACGGGATCTCTGCATTCAAGGGCGGGACCGAAAGGGACGGCTATCGGCAATATGCGGCAAACGGGCGCGTTGGCGTCGCGTTCAGCGATACCATAAACCTGGACCTGCGTGCCAACTATGCAGACAGCCGGGTAGACTACGACGGCTATCAATCGACTTTTCCGTATAGTTTTACCGACACAGCGGACTATGCCAAAACACAGCAAATATTTGGCTATGCTGGCCTGAACGTTGCCCTGTTTGACGGCGCGTTGAAGAACCGTCTGGCGTTTACAATCAACGATACCCACCGCGATAATTTCGAACCTGCCTTTGGGTCAGCACCCAGCTTTGTCGCGCGCGGCCGGGTCGAGCGTTATGAATATCAGGGCGATGCGACGATAACCGACGCCGTGCGCGCGGTGTTTGGACTCGAGCATGAAAATTCGCGCTTTTTCGACGGGTTTTCGACCGAGCGCACGAACCTTGAAAGCGGTTATCTCCAGGCTATCCTGAAGCCGATCGAAAGCTTGACCGTGACCGGCGGTGTCCGCGTGGACGACCACAAAACCTATGGAACGAAGGTGACATTCAGCGCCAATGCGGCATGGCGGGTTGGCAGTGGTACCGTGATCCGCGCCAGCTATGGCGAAGGTTTCAAGGCGCCGACTCTTTATCAGGTATACGGTGCTTATGGAAAACCGGCGTTCGACGGAACCCAGGCTCTGGCGCCATTGCAGCCCGAAACTGCCAAGAGCTATGACATCGGCGTCGAACAATCCGTAATCGATGGCACGCTGAAGGTTGGTGCCACCGCGTTTCGTCGCGATACCCGCAATCAGATCGACTTCGTTTTTTGCGCAAGCACGAGCCTGTGCTCGCAAAGGCCGTCCGGCTATTACGACAACACCGCCCGCACGCGGTCACAGGGGGTCGAGGTGTTTGTGGAAGCGCGTCCGACATCGCATTTGACGTTCACGGCAAACTACAGCCTGATCGATGCGAAGAACCGCCTGACTGGAGAGACGCTGCTCCGTCGCCCGAAGCACAATATAAACGCATCAATCGACTGGAATGCGTGGGACCGGGTCAATCTTGGCGCAAGCGTCCAAACGGTGAGCGACAGCAACGACAGCGATTTCCAGACGTTCATGCCAACCACCCTTGACGGCTATACCATCGCCACCATCCGGGCATCGGTACCCATCGGCGACCGGTTCGAGGTGTTCGGACGAATCGAAAACCTGTTCGACGCTAAATATGAAGTCGTGTCGGGTTATGGCACCTTCGGCCGCAACGCTCATGTCGGCGTGCGGGTGAAAATCTAA
- a CDS encoding ABC transporter substrate-binding protein, translating into MIGALLLMASAPVSVPSRIVSNNPCIDAILAEVAAPAQIAAISHYSNNPRATSVDLKWARRFRTIGDTAEEVLMMHPDLFLTGIPAPTATTWAVKRANIRTVSVGVANTIAENQAQIMTIAEAVGNRAAGVKLVARIDAAVRDARATTKIPALIWQGGGLVPGQDSLASEMLKLSGFRNMGAAYGLVGWGTLPLEPVIMNPPRVVLSSGGNERDMVQRHSALARLKGRTTLADFPEDMLFCGGPTIIRAMARLKQIRMGL; encoded by the coding sequence ATGATCGGCGCACTCCTCCTGATGGCGAGCGCGCCGGTTTCAGTCCCCAGCCGGATCGTATCGAACAACCCATGTATCGATGCGATTCTTGCCGAGGTCGCAGCGCCTGCCCAGATTGCAGCGATCAGCCACTATTCGAACAATCCACGCGCAACGTCGGTCGATCTGAAATGGGCACGTCGCTTCAGGACAATCGGCGATACGGCCGAGGAAGTCCTTATGATGCACCCGGACCTGTTCCTGACCGGAATACCAGCTCCAACGGCAACAACATGGGCCGTGAAGCGCGCGAATATCCGTACTGTATCGGTCGGAGTTGCGAATACCATCGCTGAGAATCAGGCGCAGATCATGACGATTGCGGAGGCGGTCGGGAACCGTGCGGCAGGTGTAAAGCTCGTTGCGCGGATCGACGCCGCGGTGCGCGATGCCCGGGCAACAACAAAGATACCCGCGCTGATCTGGCAAGGGGGTGGGCTGGTTCCGGGGCAGGATTCACTGGCAAGCGAGATGTTGAAACTGTCGGGCTTTCGGAACATGGGTGCAGCCTATGGACTGGTCGGTTGGGGCACCCTCCCCCTCGAACCGGTGATAATGAACCCGCCGCGCGTTGTCCTGTCGTCGGGGGGAAACGAACGCGATATGGTGCAGCGGCACAGTGCGCTGGCGCGGTTGAAGGGACGAACGACGTTGGCTGACTTTCCCGAAGATATGCTCTTTTGCGGTGGACCGACGATCATTCGGGCGATGGCACGGTTAAAGCAGATCAGGATGGGTCTTTGA
- a CDS encoding FecCD family ABC transporter permease gives MKTGLVILVAILFVLSLLAGKVWLPPSDLFHDGPAAWIVLDLRLPRAILGLFIGAGLGLSGAVLQGYLRNPLADPSIVGISSTAALGAVIAIFLGAAVSPAIVFGSAMVGAGLAVLLLVAMGGRGTSPLVFILAGTVLSSLSGALTAFLISIAPNPFATSEIITWLMGALTDRSMADAMRAVPLIVVGVILLLTTGRALDALTLGEDAARSLGIDMRWLQGIIVLGLCLTVGASVAVSGVVGFVGLIVPHIARRFIGERPSAILLPSALGGAALVLAADSLVRLTPGAGEVRLGIAMALIGAPFFFFLLKQLRGKFS, from the coding sequence TTGAAAACCGGCCTCGTGATACTGGTTGCAATTCTGTTCGTGCTATCGCTGCTGGCGGGCAAAGTCTGGTTGCCGCCATCCGATTTATTCCATGATGGTCCGGCGGCATGGATTGTTCTCGACCTTCGCCTGCCGCGAGCGATCCTTGGGCTATTTATCGGTGCCGGTCTCGGACTCTCCGGCGCAGTCTTGCAGGGGTATTTGCGGAACCCGCTGGCTGACCCTTCGATCGTCGGGATTTCTTCGACAGCAGCGCTGGGAGCGGTGATCGCGATATTTCTGGGCGCCGCAGTTTCGCCGGCGATCGTTTTCGGCAGCGCGATGGTGGGTGCTGGCTTGGCCGTGCTGTTGCTCGTTGCAATGGGGGGCCGCGGAACCAGTCCGCTGGTGTTCATTCTGGCGGGGACCGTGTTGTCGAGCCTGTCGGGTGCGTTGACGGCTTTCCTGATTTCCATCGCGCCCAACCCGTTTGCGACGAGTGAAATCATCACCTGGCTGATGGGAGCGCTAACCGATCGGAGCATGGCGGACGCAATGCGGGCGGTGCCGTTGATCGTGGTGGGCGTGATCCTGCTGCTGACCACCGGACGTGCGCTCGACGCGCTGACACTCGGGGAAGATGCCGCGCGCAGTCTGGGAATTGATATGCGCTGGCTTCAGGGGATAATCGTGCTGGGCCTTTGCCTGACGGTCGGGGCTTCGGTTGCGGTGTCGGGAGTTGTGGGATTTGTGGGACTCATCGTGCCGCACATCGCGCGGCGGTTCATTGGCGAGCGGCCGTCGGCGATCCTGTTGCCTAGTGCGCTGGGCGGTGCGGCGCTGGTGCTGGCGGCGGATAGTCTGGTGCGGCTGACGCCGGGCGCGGGGGAAGTTCGGCTGGGTATTGCGATGGCACTGATCGGTGCCCCCTTCTTCTTTTTCCTTCTAAAACAACTCCGCGGGAAGTTTTCGTGA
- a CDS encoding ABC transporter ATP-binding protein has product MGNVVLTQRGLAGISAEFLAGQVTAIIGPNGAGKTTLLQILSGLTRLDAGSVVLDGVALDRFTPNERARRIGYLPQTGGGVWNITARELVALGRLPHRSRFAGPSSADEAAIQNALEATDTAHLAERPLDRMSGGERARVLFARVFAGEPEWMLTDEPLANLDPHTSKGCCG; this is encoded by the coding sequence ATGGGTAATGTAGTGCTTACCCAACGGGGGTTGGCGGGGATTTCGGCGGAATTTCTGGCGGGTCAGGTGACCGCGATTATTGGGCCGAATGGCGCGGGAAAGACCACTTTATTACAGATACTTAGCGGCCTGACGCGGCTGGATGCGGGGAGTGTTGTTCTGGATGGAGTCGCGCTGGACAGGTTTACACCCAATGAGCGGGCGCGGCGGATTGGGTATTTACCGCAGACTGGCGGCGGCGTTTGGAACATTACTGCGCGCGAATTGGTCGCTTTGGGACGGTTACCGCACCGTTCGCGGTTTGCGGGGCCGAGTTCCGCCGATGAAGCCGCCATCCAAAACGCACTGGAGGCGACCGATACCGCCCATCTGGCCGAGCGCCCGCTTGATCGAATGTCGGGCGGCGAGCGCGCGCGCGTGCTGTTCGCGCGCGTGTTTGCGGGGGAACCCGAATGGATGTTGACCGATGAACCGCTTGCCAACCTCGACCCCCACACCAGCAAAGGATGCTGCGGCTGA
- a CDS encoding TonB-dependent receptor, producing the protein MRRLVLLASVALSGPALAQTVPDNSADQTQGDIVVTAKRLDAARNDILPALGASEFNFDRTVLNNQVGGADRNLTQVLLQAPGVTQDSYGAVHVRNEHGNLQYRLNGIVVPESISGFGQTFDPRIADSIALITGTLPAQYGYRTSGVINLSTKSGAFENGGDIGYYGGSRGTIQPSATLHGSTGNLNYFFSGSYLQNDLGVENPTGTRNAIHDRTEQYRAFGYLSDAISDTSRITVFGGTAIGKFQIPNVPGQNPQFDLNGRTTFDSSQLDQNQRETTHYGVAAYQYAGDKLNFQVAPFIRYSATHFTPDPQGGDIIFNGFSDNSRLSSLAYGLQADASYKLSDAHTLRFGVFFQNEHTKASVNSLVFPTITTLDPDGNPVVTQTSNQTTSITDSQSKTGQLYGLYLQDEWSVSPTLTLNFGARFDVVHAYTHEQQISPRANLVYQPTGRTTFHIGYARNFTPPPQELVGTTTVAQFANTTKESEIPFGDPVKAEREHYFDAGVQQTLLPGLTVGLDAYYKIKRNLLDEGQFGSSLVLSPFNYARGYAWGVELRGNYTQGPLALYANVARGKEKGKDIVSSQFFFAPEELAYIANHYIYTDHSQQWTASGGGSVTIKDGLGTLVPTADFLYGDGLRAEDPAGIVPNGGKLPSYFTANFGIAQNFDGPGVLKGLSIRFDITNVFDKSYLIRDGSGVGVGAPQFGARRGFFGGIRKTF; encoded by the coding sequence ATGCGTCGTCTCGTTCTGCTCGCCAGTGTTGCCCTTTCTGGTCCGGCTCTCGCTCAAACCGTTCCCGATAACAGCGCCGACCAGACACAGGGCGATATCGTCGTCACCGCCAAACGGCTGGATGCTGCCCGTAACGATATTCTCCCGGCGCTGGGCGCGAGCGAGTTCAACTTCGACCGGACGGTGCTGAACAATCAGGTCGGCGGTGCGGACCGCAACTTGACGCAAGTGTTGCTGCAGGCACCTGGCGTGACCCAGGACAGTTATGGCGCAGTCCATGTTCGCAACGAACACGGCAACCTTCAATATCGGCTGAACGGCATCGTCGTACCGGAAAGCATTTCAGGATTCGGACAGACGTTCGATCCGCGCATTGCCGATTCCATCGCGCTGATAACAGGTACCCTGCCCGCCCAATACGGGTATCGCACATCGGGCGTCATCAACCTGTCGACCAAGTCGGGCGCGTTCGAAAATGGCGGCGATATCGGCTATTACGGCGGCAGTCGTGGCACTATCCAGCCAAGCGCGACGCTGCACGGATCGACCGGCAACCTGAACTACTTTTTTTCGGGCAGCTATTTGCAGAACGACCTCGGTGTCGAAAATCCGACCGGCACGCGCAACGCGATCCATGACCGCACCGAACAATATCGGGCGTTCGGATATCTGTCGGACGCGATTTCAGACACAAGCCGGATCACAGTGTTCGGCGGCACGGCCATCGGCAAGTTTCAGATTCCGAACGTGCCGGGACAGAATCCACAATTCGATCTGAACGGTCGCACGACGTTCGATTCATCGCAGCTCGATCAAAATCAACGCGAAACCACCCATTACGGGGTCGCGGCCTATCAATATGCGGGCGACAAGCTGAACTTTCAGGTCGCGCCATTCATCCGTTATTCGGCGACGCATTTCACGCCCGACCCGCAGGGCGGCGATATTATCTTTAACGGGTTCAGCGACAATTCGCGCCTGTCGAGCCTTGCCTATGGGCTTCAGGCGGATGCGAGCTACAAATTGTCGGACGCCCACACGCTGCGGTTCGGGGTATTCTTCCAGAACGAGCACACGAAGGCGAGTGTGAATTCGCTGGTGTTCCCGACCATCACCACGCTCGATCCCGACGGTAACCCGGTGGTGACGCAGACGAGCAACCAGACGACCAGCATAACCGACAGCCAGAGCAAAACCGGGCAGCTTTATGGTCTCTATCTTCAGGACGAATGGTCGGTCAGCCCGACACTGACGCTGAATTTCGGCGCACGGTTCGACGTGGTCCACGCCTATACGCATGAGCAGCAGATCAGCCCGCGTGCGAATCTGGTTTATCAGCCGACTGGCCGCACCACTTTCCATATCGGCTATGCGCGCAATTTCACGCCGCCGCCGCAAGAGCTGGTCGGGACGACGACGGTCGCGCAATTCGCCAATACGACAAAGGAATCGGAAATCCCGTTCGGCGATCCGGTAAAGGCCGAGCGTGAGCATTATTTCGATGCGGGCGTGCAGCAGACCCTGCTGCCGGGCCTGACGGTCGGGCTGGACGCCTATTACAAGATCAAGCGCAACCTTCTGGACGAGGGACAGTTCGGATCGTCGCTGGTCCTGTCGCCGTTCAACTATGCCAGGGGATATGCCTGGGGTGTCGAATTGCGCGGCAATTATACGCAGGGGCCGCTGGCGCTGTATGCCAACGTCGCGCGTGGCAAGGAGAAGGGCAAGGATATCGTATCGAGCCAGTTCTTCTTTGCGCCCGAGGAATTGGCGTACATCGCCAATCACTACATCTACACCGATCATTCGCAGCAGTGGACGGCTTCGGGCGGGGGCAGCGTGACGATCAAAGACGGATTGGGAACGCTGGTTCCAACGGCTGACTTTCTTTACGGCGACGGCCTGCGCGCTGAAGATCCGGCAGGGATTGTTCCGAACGGTGGTAAACTGCCGTCATACTTCACCGCCAATTTCGGCATCGCGCAGAATTTCGATGGTCCGGGCGTGCTGAAAGGTCTTTCGATCCGGTTCGACATCACCAACGTCTTCGACAAAAGCTATCTGATCCGCGACGGATCGGGCGTCGGTGTGGGTGCGCCGCAATTCGGAGCACGGCGCGGGTTCTTCGGGGGCATTCGCAAGACCTTTTGA
- the fghA gene encoding S-formylglutathione hydrolase codes for MTLETVSSWRSHGGTQGVYRHASSETHTDMTFSVFVPDHLPEGRLPIVWYLSGLTCNHSNVTEKGEYRAACAELGLIFIAPDTSPRGDNVPDDEAYDFGQGAGFYVDATQDPWSANFRMRSYIEKELPALIAANFPADMSRQAIMGHSMGGHGALTIALRNPDRFKSVSAFAPISAPLHCPWGEKALGGYLGPNRDDWREYDACALIEDGARVAEILVDQGGGDNFLETQLKPHLLSRACDDAGIALTLRMEPVYDHSYYFISSFMADHLRWHAARLI; via the coding sequence GTGACGCTGGAAACCGTTTCAAGCTGGCGAAGTCATGGCGGGACGCAGGGCGTCTATCGCCATGCTTCGTCGGAAACACACACCGACATGACATTTTCGGTCTTTGTGCCGGATCATCTGCCCGAAGGTAGATTGCCCATTGTCTGGTATCTGTCGGGCCTGACCTGCAATCACAGCAACGTCACCGAAAAGGGTGAATATCGGGCGGCCTGTGCTGAACTGGGGCTGATCTTTATTGCTCCCGACACGTCACCGCGCGGCGACAATGTGCCCGATGACGAAGCTTATGATTTCGGACAGGGTGCCGGGTTTTATGTCGATGCGACGCAAGATCCATGGTCGGCAAACTTTCGGATGCGCAGCTATATCGAGAAAGAACTGCCCGCGCTGATCGCGGCGAATTTTCCGGCGGATATGTCTCGGCAGGCGATCATGGGACATTCGATGGGCGGGCATGGCGCGCTGACGATTGCGCTGCGCAACCCCGACCGTTTCAAATCGGTGTCCGCATTCGCACCGATTTCCGCACCGTTGCATTGTCCCTGGGGAGAAAAAGCACTGGGCGGCTATCTGGGTCCGAACCGTGACGACTGGCGCGAATATGATGCGTGCGCGCTGATCGAGGATGGCGCGCGGGTGGCCGAAATTCTGGTCGATCAGGGCGGCGGCGACAATTTTTTGGAAACGCAATTGAAACCGCATCTGTTGTCGCGTGCGTGCGACGACGCCGGAATTGCCCTGACGCTCCGCATGGAGCCGGTTTACGACCATAGCTATTATTTCATATCGTCATTCATGGCCGACCATCTGCGCTGGCACGCCGCGCGCCTGATTTAA
- a CDS encoding NADPH-dependent FMN reductase → MSKTPPLIVGLGGTMTANSSSERVLRHVLDECKAAGAETILFDGNALDLPMYGYGTPRTEKAQALIDALRRAEGVVIASPGYHGTVSGLIKNALDYIEDMAKDDRPYFEGRSVGLISVAAGWQATGTTLATLRSIVHALRGWPTPMAVTVNSVLPVFAEDGTVSDATLKTQLGVLARQVVDFARMKALDDLGRAAAASVNSEQN, encoded by the coding sequence TTGAGCAAGACACCGCCCCTCATCGTTGGCCTTGGCGGCACCATGACTGCGAACAGTTCGTCCGAACGCGTGCTTCGCCATGTATTGGACGAATGCAAGGCCGCGGGTGCGGAAACGATCCTGTTCGATGGCAATGCGCTGGACCTGCCGATGTATGGCTATGGGACGCCGCGCACCGAAAAGGCACAGGCTCTGATCGATGCCCTGCGACGGGCGGAGGGCGTCGTGATCGCGTCACCAGGCTATCACGGCACGGTATCGGGCCTGATCAAGAATGCGCTCGATTATATCGAGGACATGGCCAAGGATGATCGGCCCTATTTCGAGGGTCGCTCGGTCGGGCTAATCTCGGTAGCCGCCGGTTGGCAGGCGACGGGCACGACGCTGGCGACACTGCGCAGCATCGTCCACGCGCTGCGCGGATGGCCGACTCCGATGGCGGTTACGGTCAATTCGGTATTGCCGGTTTTTGCCGAGGACGGCACCGTCAGCGATGCTACATTGAAAACACAACTGGGCGTACTGGCGCGTCAGGTCGTAGATTTTGCACGGATGAAGGCGCTGGACGATCTGGGCCGCGCGGCCGCCGCCTCTGTGAACTCGGAACAGAATTAA
- a CDS encoding lipase family alpha/beta hydrolase → MTQHISIGVEQAYLPPPSAFLVLTELPRALAELGALPLAFPLLMKAARGDGHPVLVLPGLSTTDRSTGLLRRYLSALGYDVYAWELGRNLGPRAIGHQGEKLIARLEEIHAATGQKITLVGHSLGGIIARQLSRRRPDMVRQIVTLGSPFAGDPRSTNVWKIYEYLSGQRVSDPDTKAQLLESHDAPPVPSTAIYTKGDGIVAWQSCREPETPTTDNIEIPGSHCGLCVNPIALYAVADRLAQPLGQWKRFGRSGLRALFYRSGQFH, encoded by the coding sequence TTGACGCAGCATATTTCGATCGGGGTTGAGCAGGCCTATTTGCCGCCGCCCTCTGCCTTTCTGGTGCTGACCGAATTGCCACGCGCGCTTGCCGAACTGGGAGCATTGCCGCTTGCCTTTCCGCTGTTGATGAAGGCTGCGCGAGGCGACGGCCATCCGGTGCTGGTGCTGCCCGGTCTTTCCACGACCGATCGGTCAACGGGGCTGTTACGGCGCTATCTGTCTGCGCTCGGCTATGATGTTTATGCTTGGGAGCTTGGCCGCAATCTGGGGCCGCGGGCGATCGGGCATCAGGGTGAAAAACTGATTGCCCGGCTGGAGGAAATCCATGCGGCTACCGGACAAAAGATAACGCTGGTGGGCCATAGCCTTGGTGGGATCATTGCCCGGCAATTGTCGCGGCGTCGGCCCGATATGGTGCGACAGATCGTGACGCTGGGGTCACCCTTTGCCGGCGACCCGCGATCGACAAACGTCTGGAAAATTTACGAATATCTGTCGGGACAGCGCGTTTCGGACCCCGACACAAAGGCGCAATTGCTCGAAAGTCACGATGCGCCGCCGGTCCCATCGACCGCGATCTATACAAAGGGAGATGGCATCGTCGCGTGGCAAAGTTGCCGCGAGCCCGAAACGCCGACGACCGATAATATCGAAATTCCGGGGAGCCATTGCGGGCTATGCGTCAATCCGATCGCACTATACGCGGTTGCAGACCGGCTTGCGCAGCCGTTGGGCCAGTGGAAGCGATTTGGCCGCAGCGGACTGCGCGCATTATTCTATCGGTCGGGGCAATTTCACTAA
- a CDS encoding phasin family protein, protein MAQEKFAEKSGDAMKKAGQSMKDAAGKVSANAAALNSKVIDQAEENTRAAFVALRSAASVKSVQELAKIQGDFMKEAAARSQTQIKEVGEMIAQFGKDAMTMFQPKKD, encoded by the coding sequence ATGGCACAAGAAAAGTTCGCTGAGAAATCTGGCGATGCGATGAAAAAGGCCGGCCAGTCGATGAAGGATGCAGCGGGCAAGGTGAGCGCGAATGCCGCCGCTCTCAACAGCAAGGTGATTGATCAGGCCGAGGAAAACACCCGCGCTGCGTTCGTCGCGCTACGGTCAGCCGCCAGTGTGAAATCGGTTCAGGAACTCGCGAAGATTCAGGGCGATTTCATGAAAGAGGCCGCCGCCCGTTCGCAAACGCAGATCAAGGAAGTCGGTGAGATGATCGCTCAGTTCGGCAAGGATGCCATGACGATGTTTCAACCGAAAAAAGACTGA
- a CDS encoding DUF4142 domain-containing protein, translating into MRTALLITAAALALTACGHKADNAAAPDANVAMADNIAIPATAPVATSDFVKNAALGDMYEIASSKLAATMASSADVKKFAAAMITAHTATTAGLKAAIAKDGVKDKPPAALDADHQALIDALKATKGADFDALYKTQQTDAHNNALALMKGYATTGDQAALKTFASETAPKVKTHLDMLGKM; encoded by the coding sequence ATGCGCACTGCACTTTTGATAACGGCTGCGGCACTCGCGCTGACCGCCTGTGGACATAAAGCGGACAATGCGGCCGCACCTGATGCCAATGTCGCGATGGCAGACAATATCGCTATCCCGGCAACCGCGCCCGTTGCGACGTCCGATTTCGTCAAGAATGCGGCATTGGGCGATATGTACGAGATTGCGTCGAGCAAGCTGGCGGCAACGATGGCTTCGTCTGCCGATGTAAAGAAATTCGCTGCGGCGATGATTACGGCGCACACGGCGACGACCGCTGGCCTGAAGGCGGCGATTGCCAAGGATGGCGTCAAGGATAAGCCACCGGCCGCGCTCGATGCCGACCATCAGGCTTTGATCGACGCATTGAAAGCCACGAAGGGTGCGGATTTCGATGCGCTTTACAAAACCCAGCAGACCGATGCCCACAACAACGCGCTCGCGCTGATGAAGGGCTATGCAACCACCGGCGACCAAGCCGCGTTGAAGACCTTTGCCAGCGAAACCGCTCCCAAAGTCAAAACGCATCTCGATATGCTTGGCAAAATGTAA
- a CDS encoding hemerythrin domain-containing protein: MATQTTERAKAAPKPRTTRTRANGSKSDGGSTGALIGAAAAGVALGVAAMIGRKVAVQAPTVLAGDWDDALAAEHAATLKIFDAIEATTRDNTTKRAILLAQLKHALAKHALQEENAVYPALRDAGEVEAADHLNKDHGYVKQYLYELTNCPRDSERFLEIVRKFRVDLEKHVAEEENTLFPSLKAKLSEEANRALTKAMNKEGFKLA; the protein is encoded by the coding sequence ATGGCTACACAGACAACCGAACGGGCCAAGGCCGCGCCAAAGCCCCGCACTACGCGGACACGGGCTAACGGCTCCAAATCCGATGGTGGCTCGACTGGCGCGCTGATTGGCGCTGCCGCTGCTGGCGTCGCGCTGGGCGTGGCGGCGATGATCGGGCGCAAGGTTGCGGTACAAGCGCCCACGGTGTTGGCAGGCGACTGGGACGATGCGCTGGCCGCCGAACATGCCGCAACGCTGAAGATCTTCGACGCGATCGAGGCGACCACGCGGGACAATACAACGAAGCGCGCGATCCTGCTCGCTCAGTTGAAGCACGCGCTCGCCAAGCACGCGTTGCAGGAAGAGAATGCGGTTTACCCGGCGTTGCGCGACGCTGGCGAGGTCGAGGCTGCGGATCACCTGAATAAGGATCACGGCTATGTGAAGCAGTATCTTTACGAGCTGACCAATTGCCCCCGCGACAGCGAGCGCTTCCTGGAAATCGTGCGCAAATTCCGCGTCGATCTGGAAAAGCATGTCGCCGAGGAAGAGAACACGCTGTTCCCGTCCCTGAAAGCCAAACTGTCCGAGGAGGCTAACAGGGCGCTGACGAAAGCAATGAACAAGGAAGGCTTCAAGCTCGCCTAA